A region of Catenibacterium mitsuokai DNA encodes the following proteins:
- a CDS encoding cell division protein FtsQ/DivIB, with protein MDKKPDFLFNEYDRSPSRELIEKSRRRRKRRKRRLMLIGIILLVILGYIVSPLSKVMSIHVTGNSQLSKDLIVKESGITNHTYHLLLSNDTIKKKLKKTGLVTKAYVTHNILGGVSIEIQEAGLVAYMELNNKTYVVTEEGKLIEVVEGMNYTSLKQIPKISGFNDLKAVEELAGQYASVPVTIRNAVSDIVYYPKKGYDERVALILDDGKKLIVDIEDMKDTLSPSRFNYSAYMQSKSDICVFSFEGRNLYMTKCE; from the coding sequence ATGGATAAGAAGCCCGATTTTCTATTCAATGAATATGATCGCAGCCCATCACGTGAATTGATTGAAAAGAGCAGACGGAGAAGAAAAAGAAGAAAGCGTCGTTTGATGCTTATTGGTATAATTCTTCTAGTTATTTTAGGATATATTGTATCTCCATTATCAAAAGTCATGTCTATTCATGTCACTGGTAATTCTCAGCTATCAAAGGATCTGATTGTGAAGGAATCAGGTATTACAAATCATACTTATCACTTATTGTTGAGCAATGACACAATTAAGAAGAAGTTGAAAAAGACAGGGCTCGTTACTAAGGCGTATGTCACTCATAACATCTTAGGTGGTGTCTCTATTGAAATCCAGGAAGCAGGTTTAGTGGCTTATATGGAACTTAACAACAAGACTTATGTGGTGACTGAAGAAGGAAAGCTTATTGAAGTTGTTGAAGGTATGAATTATACAAGTCTTAAACAGATCCCTAAGATTTCAGGATTTAATGATTTAAAGGCAGTAGAAGAACTCGCAGGTCAGTATGCTTCTGTTCCTGTTACTATTAGAAATGCTGTAAGTGATATCGTTTATTATCCAAAAAAGGGATATGATGAACGAGTAGCCTTGATTCTTGATGATGGAAAAAAACTGATTGTAGATATTGAAGACATGAAGGATACATTATCACCATCACGCTTCAATTACTCGGCTTATATGCAAAGTAAAAGTGATATTTGTGTATTCTCGTTTGAGGGAAGAAATCTATATATGACTAAATGTGAGTAA
- the ftsA gene encoding cell division protein FtsA — translation MKRIYAVLDIGSTTLKLLVAELMSTNINILFTKKLASHAIEGGLIKNEEVLVDEIRSIIKEADVELNTTITSVALVLPSNYVRTYESKGITKVNSPQDKIEISDVVRALKIAQRFEKSKKEEIVSTIPVKYRLDTKEVDRMPLGLRSASLKVETLVITTSKKVLYSYLTVVEKAGLDVIDITIDAYASAKEAFDAAYLQEGAVMINIGHDHSTISFFEEGYLKYLKTIPMGGYTLTAAIADAWQISMEQAEIYKVKYGTCENDLGEEDVIHTTIVDGVKKNYTQKDLSEVLQTAVWEMMAQIKNCLEAINDGRTYETVVVGGGGELPCLNLIATDVLGTPVRCYRPETVGARDMSLVPCLGMLYCLDDRKELIGDDQVSLVLPDLSSTMSLKVRGLTMAKTETTHHQGKFRKFFDSIFNDD, via the coding sequence ATGAAAAGAATATATGCTGTTTTAGACATCGGTTCTACGACACTGAAGTTACTTGTCGCAGAGTTGATGAGCACAAATATTAATATACTCTTCACGAAGAAACTAGCGAGTCATGCTATTGAAGGTGGCTTGATTAAGAATGAAGAAGTACTGGTTGATGAAATCAGATCAATCATAAAAGAAGCAGATGTTGAATTAAATACAACAATTACATCTGTGGCTCTTGTTCTTCCTAGTAATTATGTAAGAACATATGAATCTAAAGGTATTACTAAGGTGAACTCACCTCAGGATAAGATAGAAATCAGCGATGTTGTGCGTGCATTAAAGATTGCACAGCGTTTTGAAAAGAGTAAGAAAGAGGAAATTGTATCAACTATTCCTGTAAAGTATCGTTTGGATACTAAAGAAGTAGATCGTATGCCTCTTGGCTTACGTTCAGCTTCATTGAAGGTAGAAACACTTGTGATTACTACAAGCAAGAAAGTATTGTATTCTTACTTAACGGTTGTAGAAAAAGCAGGATTAGATGTTATTGATATTACTATTGATGCTTATGCTTCTGCAAAAGAAGCATTTGATGCAGCTTATCTTCAAGAAGGTGCTGTGATGATCAATATCGGACATGATCATTCAACAATATCTTTCTTTGAAGAAGGATACCTTAAATACTTAAAGACTATTCCTATGGGTGGTTATACACTCACTGCTGCAATTGCGGATGCATGGCAGATTTCAATGGAGCAGGCTGAGATTTATAAAGTGAAATATGGTACATGTGAAAATGATCTTGGTGAAGAAGATGTTATCCATACTACGATAGTAGATGGAGTTAAAAAGAACTATACTCAGAAGGATTTGTCTGAAGTATTACAGACAGCAGTCTGGGAAATGATGGCTCAAATCAAGAATTGTTTGGAAGCCATCAATGATGGACGTACTTATGAAACAGTTGTCGTAGGTGGTGGAGGCGAACTGCCTTGCCTGAACTTAATCGCAACAGATGTTTTAGGTACACCTGTAAGATGTTATCGACCAGAAACAGTAGGGGCTAGAGATATGTCTCTTGTTCCTTGTTTGGGTATGTTATATTGCTTAGATGATCGTAAAGAATTGATTGGTGATGACCAAGTTTCACTGGTTCTTCCTGATCTATCTAGTACGATGAGTTTGAAAGTGAGAGGCTTAACGATGGCTAAGACAGAAACAACTCATCATCAAGGCAAGTTTAGAAAGTTTTTTGATTCGATATTTAATGATGATTAA
- the ftsZ gene encoding cell division protein FtsZ, protein MDENLDFVKVAKIKVIGVGGGGNNAVNRMVTDGVKGVEFYVANTDAQVLKGITGVNKIFLGKDLTQGLGAGGNPEVGRKAAQESENEIREALADANMVFVAAGMGGGTGTGGAPVIANIARDLGALTVGVVTSPFTFEGPRRKKQSLAGLEELRKNVDSIIVVSNDRLLEVIGGRPMNEAFREADNILRQSVQTITDLIAIPALINLDFADVCSVMKDRGDALIGIGMADGENKAQEAAKRAVSSPLLDISIAGAKDAIVNITGGPSMSLFDANEAFATIQESVGEEVNTIMGVATNDQLDDQIIVTIIATGFEEDQPEEEPVTTKQTYTVHGNKTSSVIDDDDEDPLPGFIRNRKI, encoded by the coding sequence ATGGATGAAAATTTAGACTTTGTTAAAGTTGCAAAAATAAAAGTTATTGGTGTAGGTGGCGGTGGAAACAACGCCGTAAATAGAATGGTCACTGATGGAGTAAAAGGTGTTGAATTCTATGTTGCAAATACAGATGCTCAGGTATTAAAAGGAATTACTGGTGTTAATAAGATTTTCTTAGGAAAAGATTTGACTCAGGGATTAGGTGCTGGAGGAAATCCAGAAGTTGGACGTAAAGCAGCTCAGGAATCAGAAAATGAAATCAGAGAAGCTTTAGCTGATGCAAACATGGTCTTTGTTGCTGCTGGAATGGGTGGCGGAACAGGTACTGGTGGTGCACCAGTCATCGCTAATATTGCAAGAGATTTAGGTGCCTTAACAGTAGGTGTAGTGACTTCACCTTTCACATTTGAAGGACCAAGAAGAAAGAAACAGTCTTTGGCTGGACTTGAAGAATTACGTAAGAATGTAGATTCTATTATTGTTGTTTCAAATGATCGTCTTCTTGAAGTTATTGGTGGACGTCCAATGAATGAAGCGTTCAGAGAAGCAGATAACATTTTACGTCAGTCTGTTCAGACAATTACTGATTTAATTGCGATTCCAGCATTAATCAACCTTGACTTTGCTGATGTATGTTCAGTTATGAAGGATCGTGGAGATGCACTTATTGGTATTGGTATGGCTGATGGTGAAAATAAGGCTCAGGAAGCTGCAAAACGTGCTGTTTCTTCACCATTATTAGATATTTCTATCGCAGGTGCTAAGGATGCGATTGTTAATATTACAGGTGGACCAAGCATGTCATTATTTGATGCAAATGAAGCGTTTGCAACTATTCAGGAATCAGTAGGTGAAGAAGTCAATACTATTATGGGTGTTGCAACTAATGATCAGTTAGATGACCAGATTATCGTTACTATCATTGCAACTGGTTTCGAGGAAGATCAGCCTGAAGAAGAACCTGTTACTACAAAACAGACATATACAGTACATGGAAATAAAACTTCTTCTGTCATTGATGACGATGATGAAGATCCATTACCAGGATTTATTAGAAATAGAAAAATCTAA
- a CDS encoding transposase encodes MIERYIRDVASLNPAYKLLLTITGCGPLTAATVIAETGDIKRFKNADCFVSYSGTSPRNKRSGTSVETMGKISKRGSRYLRHAIYMIAEFARRHNPVLKQQFERIKNGNKKRHKLANIAIANKIARYIYSIMKNESGFVIFHEHIMRLPEETQNTFFNSISLDFPENTRKQIYQYSDIDGEVHKFVYTKLEETMII; translated from the coding sequence ATGATTGAAAGATATATTAGAGATGTTGCTTCTTTAAATCCAGCTTATAAACTGCTTCTTACAATTACAGGATGTGGTCCTTTAACTGCTGCAACTGTTATTGCTGAAACTGGCGATATAAAACGATTTAAAAACGCAGACTGTTTTGTCTCTTATTCGGGAACAAGCCCTAGAAACAAGCGCTCTGGAACGTCTGTAGAAACCATGGGCAAGATTTCTAAAAGAGGCTCTAGATATCTCAGACATGCAATTTACATGATTGCTGAATTTGCCAGACGTCATAATCCAGTTCTCAAACAACAGTTTGAAAGAATCAAGAATGGAAACAAGAAAAGACATAAGCTGGCTAATATCGCAATCGCAAATAAAATTGCACGATATATCTATTCAATTATGAAAAACGAAAGCGGCTTTGTAATTTTTCATGAACATATCATGAGATTACCAGAAGAAACCCAAAATACGTTCTTCAATTCAATATCATTAGACTTTCCTGAAAATACTAGAAAACAGATCTATCAGTATTCTGATATCGACGGTGAAGTACACAAGTTTGTATACACCAAATTAGAAGAGACGATGATTATTTAA
- a CDS encoding IS110 family transposase gives MENNYILYVGMDSSKGKADAAILKVSDRRSVKPKFLRKKLSFKFVKSEVTSFLETVRSYSDDNCTSICFALEVTGIYSTNVYNFIKDNLNDNESIKFLNTDFVNQWRNAHNIAKSDPLDAQTISTIIGTDSDVQYVNDNVFKNKNGYQDLKALVHRHYRSKKSILKKSTVSSPNVIVYFLNFNMFSNLNQLLLSLSYLHILRHMIS, from the coding sequence ATGGAAAACAATTATATTCTTTATGTTGGCATGGACTCCTCTAAAGGCAAAGCAGATGCTGCTATCCTCAAGGTCAGTGATCGTAGATCTGTTAAACCTAAATTCTTACGAAAAAAATTATCTTTTAAATTTGTTAAATCAGAAGTTACTTCTTTTTTGGAAACTGTAAGAAGTTATTCCGATGATAACTGTACCAGTATCTGTTTTGCTTTAGAAGTTACTGGTATCTATTCTACTAATGTCTATAACTTTATTAAAGACAATCTCAATGATAATGAAAGCATCAAATTTTTGAATACTGATTTTGTCAATCAATGGCGTAACGCTCATAACATTGCTAAATCTGATCCTTTAGATGCTCAAACCATTTCAACTATCATTGGTACTGATTCCGATGTTCAATATGTCAATGACAACGTTTTTAAAAATAAAAACGGATATCAAGATTTGAAAGCTTTAGTACACAGACATTATCGATCAAAAAAATCTATTCTCAAGAAATCAACCGTCTCATCGCCCAATGTGATTGTTTATTTCCTGAACTTCAATATGTTTTCGAACCTAAATCAGCTGCTTTTATCGCTGTCTTATCTTCATATCCTACGACACATGATATCATAA
- the proC gene encoding pyrroline-5-carboxylate reductase codes for MYKFGFIGMGNMASAIAQGFVESGFIPGEQVCAYDLNKAQLDKMSAFGIKAKNNAHEVVSESEIVFLCVKPQVIESVVSEVREALKNKAVVSIVLGYDFDKYNTLLDASTRHLTVMPNTPMAVREGMCLLEQEHSLTEEEFNYIKEAFSSVGEIEVVPNHLMGVGGALSGCAPAYIYMVIEALADGAVMQGMPRKMAYKLASQTVLGSGKMQLQTDLHPGVLKDNVSSPGGSTIRGVKALEDAGMRSAFINAIEKSMNR; via the coding sequence ATGTATAAATTTGGTTTTATTGGCATGGGAAATATGGCAAGTGCTATTGCCCAGGGATTTGTAGAATCTGGTTTTATTCCAGGTGAACAGGTATGTGCTTATGATTTAAATAAAGCACAGCTTGATAAGATGAGTGCTTTTGGCATAAAAGCCAAAAATAATGCACATGAAGTTGTTTCTGAAAGTGAAATTGTATTCTTATGTGTTAAACCACAGGTTATTGAGTCAGTTGTTTCTGAAGTGAGAGAAGCTCTCAAAAACAAGGCCGTTGTTTCCATTGTTCTTGGTTACGACTTTGATAAATACAACACTTTATTAGATGCCTCAACGAGACACTTAACTGTTATGCCTAATACGCCAATGGCTGTTAGAGAAGGTATGTGCTTATTAGAACAGGAACATTCTTTAACTGAAGAAGAATTTAACTATATTAAAGAAGCATTCTCTTCAGTAGGAGAAATCGAAGTTGTCCCTAATCACTTAATGGGAGTAGGAGGCGCATTATCAGGATGTGCACCTGCTTATATCTATATGGTCATTGAGGCGTTAGCAGATGGTGCTGTGATGCAGGGAATGCCTAGAAAGATGGCTTACAAGCTTGCAAGTCAGACAGTACTAGGATCAGGTAAGATGCAGTTACAGACTGATCTTCATCCAGGTGTCTTAAAAGATAATGTTAGTTCACCGGGTGGATCTACTATTAGAGGTGTAAAAGCATTAGAAGATGCAGGTATGCGTTCAGCATTTATTAATGCGATTGAAAAGTCAATGAATAGATAA